Part of the Helicobacter bilis genome is shown below.
GTGGATATATGTAAAAAATTCATGCTGCATAATAACACAGCGTTATTAAAGTTTGAAAATCACAAAATAAAACGATAATATTTCATACTTAAACAACACGCCAAAATACATACAAGGAAGCAATATGCAGTTATCAAAGTTTAGCGATTATTCATTTCGGGCATTAATCTATCTCGCACAGCACGATAATACATTAAACACTATAGAAAATATGGCAAGCGAGCTTAGAATCTCACAGAATCATCTCAAAAAAATTATCCATAAACTATCAAAAGGTCAGTTTATAAAGACTTTTAGGGGGCGGGAAGGCGGCATAAAACTTGCTAAAAAGCCAAAGGATATTGGATTAGCCGATGTGTTGCTTTATACAGAGATAAATACCGACTTT
Proteins encoded:
- a CDS encoding RrF2 family transcriptional regulator, with protein sequence MQLSKFSDYSFRALIYLAQHDNTLNTIENMASELRISQNHLKKIIHKLSKGQFIKTFRGREGGIKLAKKPKDIGLADVLLYTEINTDFVECLKHNSKHTECPYQINCNLKSIIHKAKDAFMQEFQKYSLQDLLQTDEYM